A single genomic interval of Camelina sativa cultivar DH55 chromosome 11, Cs, whole genome shotgun sequence harbors:
- the LOC104723171 gene encoding LOW QUALITY PROTEIN: periodic tryptophan protein 1 homolog (The sequence of the model RefSeq protein was modified relative to this genomic sequence to represent the inferred CDS: deleted 1 base in 1 codon) produces the protein MITAVSWIPKGNLKAVPDVAEPPSKEELKELIESGAFARSVDGSNEDDEEIEEDGEEISEVDHAKAVAEAFGKTSNSKIASSSMEVDEVAEGLKELDMDNYDEEDDGIELFSSGIGDLYYPSNEMDPYLKDVEDEDDEEDIDDTTIKPTDSVIICARNEDEVSHLEVYVYEESSGSPNMYVHHHIIIPEFPLCTAWIDCPLKGGEKGNFVAIGSKESPTIEIWDLDVRDEVLPCIQLGGKEEMLVTKKKKNKKDKSKKDSKIASSSMEVDEVAEGLKELDMDNYDEEDDGIELFSSGIGDLYYPSNEMDPYLKDVEDEDDEEDIDDTTIKPTDSVIICARNEDEVSHLEVYVYEESSGSPNMYVHHHIIIPEFPLCTAWIDCPLKGGEKGNFVAIGSKESPTIEIWDLDVRDEVLPCIQLGGKEEMLVTKKKKNKKDKSKKEKSKKQKYKEGSHTDSVLGLAWNKEFRNILASASADKKVKVWDVATGVCKITMEHHTKEVQAVAWNHYAPEVLLSGSFDQTVVLKDGRQPSHSGFKWSVMSDVESLAWDPHSEHSFVASLEDGTVKGFDIRTAQSGSDSDLKPSFTIQAHDQDKGVSSISYNVSAPNLLATGSMDKTVKLWDLSNNQPSCIALHKPKAGAVFSISFAVDNPFLLAIGGSKGELHVWDTLLDADVSRKYGSKRS, from the exons ATGATAACTGCAGTGTCATGGATACCAAAAGGGAATCTAAAAGCTGTTCCTGATGTAGCTGAGCCTCCTTCAAAGGAAGAACTCAAAGAGCTTATTGAGAGTGGAGCTTTTGCTAGAAG CGTGGACGGTAGTAACGAGGAtgatgaagagattgaagaggatGGAGAAGAGATTAGTGAAGTTGATCATGCCAAGGCTGTAGCTGAAGCTTTTGGTAAAACTTCTAACAGCAAGATTGCTTCTTCATCGATGGAGGTTGATGAGGTAGCTGAAGGATTGAAAGAACTTGACATGGATAATTatgatgaagaggatgatg GAATTGAACTTTTCAGTTCTGGAATTGGGGATCTTTATTATCCAAGTAATGAGATGGATCCATATCTGAAGGATGTTGAA gatgaggatgatgaagaggatATTGATGACACGACAATCAAGCCAACCGATTCAGTCATTATCTGCGCTAGGAATGAAGATGAAGTCAGCCATCTAGAG GTTTATGTATACGAGGAATCATCTGGCTCACCAAACATGTATGTTCATCATCACATAATTATACCGGAGTTTCCATTATGTACTGCATGGATTGATTGTCCTCTTAAAGGCGGGGAGAAAG GGAATTTTGTAGCTATTGGTTCAAAAGAATCACCGACAATCGAGATATGGGACCTTGACGTT AGAGACGAGGTGCTACCTTGTATACAATTAGGAGGAAAAGAGGAGATGTTAGTgactaagaaaaagaagaataagaaagataAGAGTAAGAAAGA CAGCAAGATTGCTTCTTCATCGATGGAGGTTGATGAGGTAGCTGAAGGATTGAAAGAACTTGACATGGATAATTatgatgaagaggatgatg GAATTGAACTTTTCAGTTCTGGAATTGGGGATCTTTATTATCCAAGTAATGAGATGGATCCATATCTGAAGGATGTTGAA gatgaggatgatgaagaggatATTGATGACACGACAATCAAGCCAACCGATTCAGTCATTATCTGCGCTAGGAATGAAGATGAAGTCAGCCATCTAGAG GTTTATGTATACGAGGAATCATCTGGCTCACCAAACATGTATGTTCATCATCACATAATTATACCGGAGTTTCCATTATGTACTGCATGGATTGATTGTCCTCTTAAAGGCGGGGAGAAAG GGAATTTTGTAGCTATTGGTTCAAAAGAATCACCGACAATCGAGATATGGGACCTTGACGTT AGAGACGAGGTGCTACCTTGTATACAATTAGGAGGAAAAGAGGAGATGTTAGTgactaagaaaaagaagaataagaaagataagagtaagaaagagaagagtaagAAACAG AAATACAAAGAAGGTAGCCATACTGATTCAGTACTTGGTCTTGCTTGGAATAAGGAGTTTAG GAACATACTTGCTAGTGCTAGTGCCGACAAAAAAGTTAAGGTCTGGGATGTGGCTActggagtatgtaagattacgATGGAGCATCACACAAAGGAG GTTCAAGCTGTTGCTTGGAACCATTATGCTCCGGAAGTGCTTCTCAGTGGGTCGTTTGATCAAACTGTTGTCTTG AAAGACGGAAGACAGCCTTCACACTCGGGTTTCAAATGGTCTGTCATGTCTGATGTCGAAAGCTTAGCCTGGGATCCTCATAGTGAACACTCCTTTGTG gCAAGTCTTGAAGATGGAACCGTGAAAGGTTTTGATATACGTACCGCGCAGTCAGGTTCAGATTCTGATTTAAAACCAAGTTTCACTATCCAAGCACATGACCAAGACAAAGGAGTCTCCTCCATCTCATACAACGTTTCTGCACCCAAT CTTTTGGCTACGGGGTCTATGGATAAAACGGTAAAGCTTTGGGATCTTTCAAACAATCAACCTTCGTGCATTGCTTTACACAAACCAAAAGCT GGAGCTGTGTTTTCCATTTCCTTTGCGGTGGACAACCCTTTCTTGCTTGCTATTGGTGGCTCAAAGGGAGAGCTACAT GTTTGGGATACACTATTGGACGCTGATGTCTCTCGCAAATATGGAAGCAAGCGGTCTTGA
- the LOC104723172 gene encoding uncharacterized WD repeat-containing protein C17D11.16-like, giving the protein MITALSWVPKGAAKALPDHAKLPSKEEIEKLKESCEFYSEDEEEDEETDDEEENSEVAHAKAVAEEFGKSFKTKNANSSMEVDGEVADGLKELDMDNYDEEDDGIEIFSSGRGGLYYASNKMDPYLKNNDDGGDDSDDDSTILPTDSPIVCARTNNNLDIYLCEETSIGPPNVYSHHEIMIPKMPLCTAWLDCPLKGVEKGNFLAVGSYKTSKIEIWDLDIREEVLPCVQLGGKKEKGKYKEGSHTRSVLGLAWNKEFRNMLASASADKQVKVWDVATRTCQITMAHHTYKVQAVAWNHYAPEVLLSGSFDRTVVLKDVRKPSHSGFKWSVNSKVESLAWDPHSEHSFVVSLKNGTVNGFDVRQASSSTSDLNPSFILQHGTRAVTSVSYNISAPNLLATGSTDKSVKLWDLSNNEPSCIATHTPNVGGLFYIAFSPDNPFVLAMGGVKGKLKVWDTLSDANVSNRYGTRPVRP; this is encoded by the exons ATGATAACTGCATTGTCATGGGTACCAAAAGGGGCAGCAAAAGCCTTGCCCGATCATGCTAAACTTCCTTCTAAGGAGGAAATCGAAAAGCTCAAAGAGAGTTGTGAATTTTAcagtgaagatgaagaagaggacgaagagaccgatgatgaagaagagaatagTGAAGTTGCTCATGCAAAAGCCGTAGCGGAAGAGTTTGGAAAATCTTTCAAAACCAAGAATGCTAATTCTTCAATGGAGGTTGATGGTGAGGTAGCTGATGGTTTGAAAGAACTCGACATGGATAATTacgatgaagaggatgatg GAATTGAAATTTTTAGCTCCGGACGTGGGGGTCTTTATTACGCAAGTAATAAGATGGATCCATacctcaagaacaatgat gatGGTGGTGATGACTCGGATGATGATTCAACAATCTTACCAACCGATTCACCAATTGTTTGTGCTAGGACCAACAATAATCTTGAT ATTTATCTATGCGAGGAGACATCTATTGGCCCTCCAAACGTATATAGTCATCATGAAATAATGATACCAAAAATGCCATTGTGTACTGCTTGGCTTGATTGTCCACTTAAAGGAGTAGAAAAAG GGAATTTTCTAGCTGTTGGTTCGTATAAAACGTCCAAGATAGAGATATGGGATCTTGACATT AGGGAGGAGGTACTCCCTTGTGTACAACTTGGAGGAAAAAAGGAGAAAGGG AAATACAAAGAAGGCAGCCATACTAGATCAGTTCTTGGTCTTGCTTGGAATAAGGAGTTTAG GAATATGCTTGCTAGCGCCAGTGCCGACAAACAAGTTAAAGTTTGGGATGTTGCTACTAGAACATGCCAGATTACTATGGCGCATCATACATATAAG GTTCAAGCGGTTGCTTGGAACCATTATGCTCCGGAAGTACTTCTTAGTGGGTCGTTTGATCGCACTGTTGTATTG AAAGATGTAAGAAAGCCTTCACACTCGGGTTTCAAATGGTCAGTCAATTCAAAAGTTGAAAGCTTAGCCTGGGATCCACATAGCGAACACTCCTTTGTG GTAAGTCTCAAAAATGGAACTGTGAATGGCTTTGATGTTCGTCAAGCCTCAAGTTCAACTTCTGATTTAAATCCAAGTTTCATTCTCCAACATGGAACTAGAGCAGTCACTTCCGTCTCATACAACATTTCTGCACCTAAT CTTTTGGCAACTGGATCTACGGATAAATCGGTAAAGCTATGGGATCTTTCCAACAATGAGCCTTCATGCATTGCTACACACACACCCAATGTT GGAGGCTTATTTTACATTGCTTTCTCTCCGGACAATCCTTTCGTACTCGCTATGGGTGGCGTAAAGGGGAAGTTAAAAGTTTGGGATACACTTTCGGACGCTAATGTCTCCAACAGATACGGAACCAGACCTGTCCGACCGTGA
- the LOC104723173 gene encoding BES1/BZR1 homolog protein 3 has product MTSGTRTPTWKERENNKRRERRRRAIAAKIFAGLRIHGNFKLPKHCDNNEVLKALCNEAGWTVEDDGTTYRKGCKPMDRMELMNGSTSASPCSSYQHSPRASYNPSPSSSSFPSPTNPFGDANSLIPWLKNLSSNSPSKLPFFHGNSISAPVTPPLARSPTRDQVTIPDSGWLSGMQTPQSGPSSPTFSLVSRNPFFDKEAFKMGDCNSPMWTPGQSGNCSPAIPAGVDQNSDVPMADGMAAEFAFGCNATTVIGMVKPWEGERIHGECVSDDLELTLGNSRTR; this is encoded by the exons ATGACGTCGGGGACACGAACGCCGAcatggaaagagagagagaacaacaaGCGGCGAGAGAGGAGAAGACGAGCGATTGCGGCTAAGATCTTCGCAGGGCTTAGGATTCATGGAAACTTCAAGCTACCTAAACACTGCGACAACAACGAAGTCCTTAAAGCGTTATGCAATGAAGCTGGCTGGACTGTTGAAGACGACGGAACTACTTACCGCAAG GGATGCAAACCAATGGATCGAATGGAACTCATGAATGGTTCTACTTCAGCGAGTCCATGTTCATCGTATCAACATAGCCCTCGTGCTTCTTACAATCCAAGcccttcatcttcatcattccCGAGTCCTACTAACCCATTCGGTGATGCTAACTCGCTAATCCCCTGGCTCAAGAACCTCTCTTCAAACTCACCTTCCAAGCTCCCATTCTTCCATGGAAACTCCATAAGCGCTCCTGTGACTCCGCCATTGGCTCGAAGCCCTACTCGTGATCAAGTAACCATCCCTGACTCTGGATGGCTCTCTGGAATGCAAACTCCACAGAGCGGACCCTCTTCTCCTACGTTCAGCTTAGTTTCAAGAAACCCGTTTTTCGACAAAGAGGCCTTTAAAATGGGAGATTGTAATTCACCAATGTGGACTCCTGGACAAAGTGGAAACTGCTCTCCAGCTATTCCTGCTGGTGTTGATCAGAACTCTGATGTGCCAATGGCTGATGGAATGGCGGCTGAGTTTGCGTTTGGTTGTAACGCAACCACTGTGATAGGAATGGTGAAGCCTTGGGAAGGTGAAAGGATACATGGAGAATGTGTTTCAGATGATTTAGAACTTACACTTGGAAACTCAAGAACCAGATGA
- the LOC104723174 gene encoding heat stress transcription factor A-4a-like, which produces MDENNHGGSSSSLPPFLTKTYEMVDDSSSDSIVSWSQSNKSFIVWNPPEFSRDLLPRFFKHNNFSSFIRQLNTYGFRKADPEQWEFANDDFVRGQPHLMKNIRRRKPVHSHSLPNLQAQQNLLTDSERVRMKNQIERLTKEKEGLLEELQKQDEEREGFEMQVKELKERLQHMEKRQKTMVSFVSQVLEKPGLALNLSPCVPEPNERKRRFPRIGFLPDEPMMEENQTCVVVREEGSTSPSSHTTEQQVEQLGSSIAIWENLVSDSCESMLQTRSMMTLDVDDSSTCPESPPLSCIQLSIDKRPKSPPSPRIIDMNSEPDVTKEQNNTVAAAAAPPPSVAGANDVFWQQFFSENPGSTEQRDKAEDRSEKSWWNSRNVNTITEQLGHLTSSERS; this is translated from the exons ATGGATGAGAATAATCATGGAGGTTCATCAAGCTCACTACCACCTTTTCTTACAAAAACATATGAGATGGTTGATGATTCTTCATCGGATTCGATCGTCTCGTGGAGTCAAAGCAACAAGAGTTTCATCGTTTGGAATCCTCCGGAGTTTTCTAGAGATCTTCTTCCGAGATTCTTTAAACACAATAACTTCTCAAGTTTTATCCGTCAGCTTAACACATAT GGTTTTAGAAAAGCTGATCCTGAGCAGTGGGAATTTGCAAATGATGATTTTGTGAGAGGTCAACCTCATCTTATGAAGAACATTCGTAGACGCAAACCTGTTCATAGCCACTCTTTACCGAATCTTCAAGCTCAGCAAAACCTCTTGACGGATTCAGAACGAGTAAGGATGAAGAATCAGATCGAGAGATTgacgaaagagaaagaagggTTGCTTGAAGAGTTACAAAAGCAAGATGAGGAACGTGAAGGGTTTGAGATGCAAGTGAAAGAACTAAAAGAACGGTTACAACACATGGAGAAGCGTCAGAAAACAATGGTTTCGTTTGTTTCTCAAGTACTTGAAAAACCAGGGCTTGCTTTGAACCTCTCACCGTGTGTTCCCGAACCAAACGAGAGGAAAAGAAGGTTCCCTAGGATCGGGTTCTTGCCTGATGAACCGATGATGGAAGAGAACCAAACATGTGTTGTTGTGAGAGAGGAAGGTTCTACAAGCCCGTCTTCACACACAACAGAGCAGCAGGTGGAACAGTTAGGGTCATCAATAGCGATTTGGGAGAATCTTGTATCGGATTCTTGTGAGAGTATGTTACAAACAAGAAGCATGATGACACTTGATGTGGATGACTCGTCTACTTGTCCAGAAAGCCCTCCTCTTTCTTGCATACAGTTAAGTATCGATAAACGTCCCAAATCTCCTCCTTCACCAAGGATCATCGACATGAACTCTGAGCCCGATGTTACGAAAGAACAGAACAACACTGTTGCTGCTGCAGCTGCTCCTCCTCCTTCAGTAGCAGGAGCGAATGATGTTTTCTGGCAGCAGTTCTTCTCAGAGAATCCTGGCTCAACTGAGCAACGGGATAAAGCTGAAGATCGTAGTGAGAAATCGTGGTGGAACTCAAGGAATGTAAATACAATTACAGAACAGCTTGGACATCTGACTTCTTCAGAGAGAAGTTGA